In Zunongwangia sp. HGR-M22, the sequence TAGGGTTGTTGAGATACCTGCTTCTAAAGTTAAAAAAGAAATTACAAAGATATTATTCGATCAAGGATATATCTTAAGTTACAAGTTTGATAATGATACCGCTCAGGGTACTATCAAGATAGCTCTTAAGTATGATAAAGATACTAAAGACTCTGTAATTAAAGATATCCAAAGAATAAGTAAACCTGGTTTACGTAAATATGCCGGTGCTGGAGAATTACCACGTATACTTAACGGTCTTGGAATAGCAATTATCTCTACTTCTCACGGAGTAATGACAGATAAGCAAGCTAGAAGAGACAATGTTGGTGGTGAAGTATTGTGTTACGTTTACTAATTCTTAAAATAACTAAGAAATGTCAAGAATAGGTAAAAGCCCAGTTACAATTCCAGAAGGTGTTAATGTAGACGTTAATGGTAATGTTGTAACGGTAAAAGGAAAATTAGGAGAGCTTAAACAAGAGATTAACGATATAGATGTTAATGTAGAAGATAATGTAATTTCTTTTGAGCGTTCTTCTGAGAAAAGTGATCAAAAAGCTAAGCATGGATTATATCGTGCTTTAGTTAATAATATGATAGAAGGTGTAACTAATGGATTCTCTAAAGAATTAGAATTAGTAGGTGTTGGTTACAGAGCTTCGAATCAAGGACAGAAATTAGATTTAGCGGTTGGTTTTTCTCATAATATTGTTTTGGATGTAGCTCCTGAAGTTAAGGTTGAAACAATATCTGAAAAAGGTAAGAATCCAGTAGTTAAGCTTACTTCTCATGACAAACAACTTTTAGGACAGGTTGCTGCAAAGATTCGTTCTTTCAGAGTACCAGAACCTTATAAAGGAAAGGGTATTAAGTTCAAAGGAGAAATAATTAGAAGAAAAGCAGGTAAATCAGCTTAATAAGTTAGTTATGGCATTTTCAAAAGAAAAAAGAAGATTAAAGATAAGAAAGCGTATTCGTAAGAATATTAGCGGAACTGAAAGCCGTCCAAGATTATCTGTATATAGAAGTAATAAAGAAATTTATGCTCAAATTATAGATGATGTAGCTGGAAAAACATTAGCTTCGGCTTCTTCTAGAGATAAGGACGTGAAAGACGCTACCGGAACCAAAAGCGAAATTGCTAATTTGGTAGGAAAAAGCTTAGCCGATAGAGCGAAGCAATCTGGGGTAGAAACTGTTTCTTTCGATAGAGGTGGTTATTTATACCACGGAAGAATTAAATCATTAGCAGAAGGTGCTCGTGAAGGAGGACTAAAATTCTAAGAAGATATGTATCAAGATTATAAAAACGTAGAACATGTAAAACCAGGAGGTCTTGAACTTAAAGATCGTTTGGTAGGAGTGCAACGTGTTACTAAAGTTACAAAGGGTGGTAGAGCATTTGGTTTCTCTGCTATTGTAGTGGTTGGTGACGAAAATGGTGTAGTTGGACAAGGTTTAGGTAAATCGAAAGAGGTTGCCGATGCTATTTCCAAAGCCGTTGAAGATGCAAAAAAGAATTTGGTACGTATTCCTTTACATAAAGGTACTTTACCACATGAACAAAAAGGTAAATATGGTGGAGCGAGAGTTTTACTTTTACCTGCTGCAACTGGTACCGGTATTATTGCTGGTGGTGCAATTCGTGCGGTATTGGAGTCTGTAGGGGTTCACGATGTGCTTTCTAAGAATCAAGGTTCTTCTAACCCACATAACGTTGTGAAAGCTACTTTTGATGCATTACTTCAGTTAAGAAGTGCAGAAGCAGTTGCTAAACAACGTGGGATCACGTTAGAAAAACTTTTCAAAGGATAAAATCAAGGACAAGATGGCAAAGATTAAGGTAACGAAAGTAAAAAGTGCTATTAATAGATCTCAGAATCAAAAAAGAGTTCTAGAGGCATTAGGTCTTAGAAAGATGGGAAGTTCTGTAGAGCACGAGGATACTCCTAACATCCTTGGTATGATAAATAAAGTTAAACACTTAGTTTCTGTAGAGGAAACAAAATAATAGGTTCACATGAATTTAAGTAACTTAAGACCTGCAAAAGGTTCAGTTAGAAGTAACAATAAGCGTGTTGGCCGTGGAGAAGGATCCGGTAAAGGAGGGACTGCTACTCGTGGTCACAAAGGGGCTAAATCACGTTCTGGTTACTCTAAGAAAATAGGTTTTGAAGGTGGGCAAATGCCACTTCAGCGCCGTGTACCAAAATTTGGTTTTAATAACAGAAACCGTAAAGAATATCAAGGTATTAACTTAGATACTTTACAAACATTAGTAGATAATGGTAAAGTTACTGATACAGTAGATCTAAGTGTACTTGTAGAACACGGTTTGGCTGGAAAAAACGAACTGGTTAAAATTTTAGGTAGGGGTGAATTAAAGGCTAAATTAAAAGTATCTGTTCATAAATTTACGGCCTCAGCCAAGGAAGCTATAGAAGCTGCAGGAGGAGAAGTTGTTACTTTATAATAGATAGCCAAATGAAATTCATCAATACTATAAAAAATATTTGGAAAATCGAGGAGCTAAAAAATCGTATTTTAGTTTCCCTCGGTTTGCTTTTAGTTTATCGTTTTGGAACTCAGGTTGTACTTCCTGGGATAGATGCCAGTCAGTTAGCAAATTTAGCTAATCAGACAGACAGTGGTTTATTAGGTTTGCTTAATGCATTTACTGGGGGAGCATTTTCTAATGCTTCTATTTTTGCGTTAGGTATTATGCCTTATATTTCTGCTTCCATCGTAGTGCAGCTAATGGGGATCGCTATTCCTTATTTGCAGAAACTGCAAAAAGAAGGAGAGAGTGGGCGTAAGAAGATAAACCAAATTACTAGATGGTTAACCATAGCAATTACGTTGGTTCAAGGACCTGGTTATATTTATAACCTATTCAATACCTTGCCGCAAAATGCTTTCCTTTTAGGAGATAGCCTATCCTTTATTGTTTCTTCAGTTATTATTCTTACCACAGGAACTGTATTTGCCATGTGGTTAGGAGAGAAGATAACAGATAAAGGTATTGGTAATGGTATCTCATTGCTAATTATGGTTGGTATTATTGCTACGCTTCCTCAAGCATTTCTACAGGAATTTGCATCTAGGTTCGAGGGTAGCGGAGGCTTGATTATGGTGTTGATAGAATTAGCTATTTGGTTTGCAATTATTTTAGCCGCTGTAATGTTGGTAATGGCTGTGCGTCAGATACCAGTACAATATGCTAGAAGGTCTGCTACTGGTGGTTATGAGAAAAATGTTTTTGGCTCTAGACAATATATTCCTTTAAAGCTTAATGCTTCTGGAGTTATGCCAATAATATTTGCTCAGGCTATTATGTTTATCCCTGTAGCTTTGGCTGGTCTATCAGACTCCGATGCTGCACAGGGTGTAACAGCTGCATTTAGTGATATCTTTGGGTTTTGGTATAATTTAGTATTCGCTTTATTAATTATTGTTTTTACATATTTTTATACCGCGATTACTGTACCGACCAATAAAATGGCTGACGATTTAAAGCGTAGTGGAGGCTTTATACCGGGTATTAGACCAGGTAGTGAGACTTCTGAATATTTAGATCGTATAATGTCACAAATAACGCTTCCTGGATCTGTGTTTTTAGCAATTATTGCTATTTTCCCAGCGATCATTGTAAAGTTGTTAGGTGTTCAGCAAGGTTGGGCGTTGTTTTTTGGAGGTACCTCTCTTTTAATTCTAGTTGGAGTTGCAATCGATACTATGCAGCAAGTAAATTCTTACTTGTTGAATAGACACTATGACGGATTAATGAAAACAGGTAAAAACAGAAAAGCAGTAGCTTAATTATGGCAAAACAACCAGCAATTGAACAAGACGGAACTATTATCGAAGCATTGTCTAATGCAATGTTTCGTGTAGAGCTAGAAAACGGTCATGTTGTGACCGCTCATATCTCAGGCAAGATGCGTATGCATTACATTAAATTACTGCCAGGAGATAAGGTGAAGTTAGAAATGAGTCCTTATGATTTATCTAAGGCTCGTATAACTTACAGATACTAAGAAGTAAATTGAGCTATTAATAATTTTTTCATTACTTTTGCACTCTGAAAAAATTATTTTGGCAAATAGGCCATATGTAAATTTTATTTTTGCATCTGGCATTTATAAAAAATATAAAGATGAAAGTTAGAGCATCAATAAAGAAAAGAAGTGCCGACTGTAAAATAGTACGCAGAAAAGGGCGCCTTTATGTGATTAACAAAAAGAATCCTAGATTTAAACAAAGACAAGGCTAATTATGGCAAGAATTGCAGGGGTAGATATACCTAAACAAAAGCGAGGAGTTATAGCGTTAACCTATATCTTCGGAATTGGCAACAGCAGGGCTCAGGAAATACTTGCACAGGCCAAAGTTGATGAAAGTAAGAAAGTTTCAGATTGGGATGATGATGAAATAGGTCGTATCCGTGAAGCAGTAGGTGGCTACACAATTGAAGGTGAATTACGTACTGAAGTTCAGATGAGTATTAAGCGTCTAATGGATATTGGATGTTACAGAGGTATTCGTCATCGTTCTGGATTGCCATTAAGAGGTCAAAGAACCAAAAACAATTCTAGAACTAGAAAAGGAAGAAGAAAAACTGTTGCTAACAAGAAAAAGGCAACTAAATAATAAGTAATATGGCAAAGTCAACAAAACAAGCTCAAAAGAAACGTAAAGTAAACGTTGAGTCTATTGGAGAAGCTCATGTTACTGCTTCTTTTAACAATATTATCATCTCTTTGACCAACAAAAAAGGAGATGTTATTTCTTGGTCTTCAGCCGGTAAAATGGGTTTTAGAGGATCTAAGAAAAATACACCTTACGCTGCTCAGTTAGCTTCAGAAGATGCTTCTAAAGTAGCTCACGAAGCTGGGTTGCGCAAAGTAAAAGTTTACGTTAAAGGACCAGGAAATGGTAGAGAATCAGCGATTCGTTCTATCCATAACAGTGGTATTGAAGTAACTGAAATTATCGATGTTACACCACTTCCGCATAACGGATGTCGTCCTCCTAAGAGACGTAGAGTATAATTAATTATATAATTAGAAAAGGAAATTACGATTATCGAAGGACGAATGCCTTAATTCATAATCCCTTTTCTGTAAATCAATTTTAAATGGCAAGATATACAGGTCCAAAGACCAAAATAGCCCGTAAATTCGGTGAAGCTATATTTGGAGATGATAAATCTTTTGAAAAAAGAAATTATCCTCCAGGACAGCACGGTAACAACCGTCGTAGAGGTAAAAAATCTGAATACGCTATCCAGTTAATGGAGAAACAAAAAGCTAAATATACTTATGGTATTTTAGAGCGTCAATTTAGAAACATGTTTGAAAAAGCAACAAGTTCGCAAGGAATTACCGGTGAGGTATTACTACAACTTTGTGAGTCTAGATTAGATAATGTTGTATTTAGATTAGGTGTTGCGCCTTCAAGAAGAGCTGCAAGGCAACTAGTTTCTCACAGACACATTACTGTGAATGGAGAATTAGTAAATATCCCATCTTACCAATTGAAAGCAGGAGATGTAGTTGGAGTAAGAGAGAAATCTAAATCTTTACAAGTAGTACAGGATTCATTAGCTAATAATAGCAGTGTTTACGAATGGATTACTTGGAACAACGAAACAAAACAAGGAACTTTTGTTTCAGTACCTGGAAGAGTTCAGATTCCAGAAAATATCAATGAACAATTCATCGTCGAATTATATTCGAAATAATAATTCACAGAAGTCGTAATATGGCAATACTAAATTTTCAGAAGCCCGATAAAGTTATAATGATTGACTCTACAGATTTCGAGGGGAAATTTGAATTTCGTCCTTTGGAACCTGGTTATGGGTTAACCGTTGGTAACGCTTTAAGAAGAGTGCTGTTATCTTCTTTAGAGGGATTTGCGATCACTTCGGTTCGTATCGAAGGTGTTGATCATGAATTCTCAACAATTCCTGGAGTTGTAGAAGATGTTACAGAAATAATTTTGAATCTTAAACAAGTTAGATTCAAAAGGCAAATTGATGAAATAGATAACGAAGCCGTTACAATTTCTGTTTCTGGTGAAGAAGAATTAACCGCTGGTCACTTTCAAAAGTTTATCTCTGGTTTTCAAGTTTTAAATCCCGATTTAGTGATTTGTCATCTTGATAGCAAAGTGAACATTAATATGGAGATCACTATCGAAAAAGGTAGAGGTTATGTTCCTGCAGAAGAAAATAAGAAAGCCAATGCTCCTTTAGGTACAATTTTCACAGATTCTATTTACACTCCTATAAAGAATGTAAAATATAGTATTGAGAATTACCGTGTAGAACAAAAAACTGATTATGAAAAACTAGTTTTTGAAATTAGCAGTGACGGTTCTATTCATCCTAAAGATGCGTTAACAGAAGCAGCAAAAACTTTGATTCACCACTTCATGTTATTCTCTGATGAGCGTATAACATTAGAGGCTGATGAAATTGCACAAACTGAAACTTATGATGAAGAATCTCTTCATATGAGACAACTACTAAAAACTAAGTTAGTAGATATGGATCTTTCAGTTAGAGCATTAAATTGTTTAAAAGCGGCTGAAGTTGATACCTTAGGAGATCTTGTATCTTACAATAAAAATGATCTTATGAAGTTCCGTAACTTCGGTAAGAAATCATTAACAGAGCTTGAAGAGCTTGTAAGCAACAAAGGACTAAACTTTGGTATGGATCTTTCAAAATATAAATTGGATAAGGACTAATTCACATTGGTGAATTACTCTAAAAAGAATAGTAATGAGACACGGAAAGAAAATAAATCATTTAGGTAGAAAGACCGCGCATCGTAAGTCGATGTTGGCCAATATGGCGTCTTCACTAATTGAGCATAAACGCATCAATACTACTGTGGCTAAGGCAAAAGCTTTAAAGGTTTTTGTAGAGCCGTTAGTAACAAAGTCTAAAGAAGATACTACACATAATCGAAGAATAGTTTTTAGTAAATTGCGCGATAAGTATGCAGTTGCTGAATTATTTCGTGAAGTAGCTCCAAAAGTAGGTGATCGTCCAGGTGGTTATACAAGAATCATTAAACTTGGTAATCGATTAGGAGATAACGCTGATATGGCTATGATCGAGTTAGTAGACTTTAACGAGACTTACAATGTAAACAAGCCTGCGAAGAAGAAGTCTACTCGTAGAGCTGGTAAGAAAAAAGCTGAAACTACTGAAGCTCCAGAAGCTGAAGAGTCTAAGCAAGATGAGCAAGAAGGTAAAAAAGAAGAATAGATGATTCTTTATTATCAATAGTTTTAAAAAAGGATAAACTCACCGAGTTTGTCCTTTTTTTTTATCTAATTAGTATTCATTTCAATAATTCCCTAACTTTAGATAGTATTATTTTTAGTATGAAATATCAAACAAGAAAAAAAGCTATAATTCTATTAGCAGACGGAACCATTTTTCATGGAAAACTTGTAGGTACTGAAGATGGCAGTGCCGTTGGAGAGGTTTGCTTTAATACCGGAATGACCGGTTATCAGGAAATATTTACAGATCCATCTTATTTTGGCCAATTGATGGTTACCACCAATGCCCATATTGGTAATTATGGTACTAATACAGAAGAGAATGAATCTGATGGTGCTAAAATAGCTGGTTTGATTTGTAAAAATTTTAGCTACGATCAATCAAGACCTGCAGCTGATAAAACGCTACAGGAGTTTTTAAATGAGAGCAATTTATTTGCAATTTCTGATGTTGATACTCGTGCACTTGTGACCTACATTAGAGAAAACGGTGCAATGAATGCTATTATTTCCACAGATGTTGAAAATATAGAGGGACTGAAATCTGAGCTTGCTAAAGTGCCAGATATGGATGGTTTAGAGCTTGCTTCTAAGGTATCAACTAAAGAACCATATTTTTATGGAAATGAAAACGCAACCTACAAGGTTGCTGCTTTAGACGTAGGTATCAAAAAGAATATTCTTAGAAATCTTGCAAAAAGAGATGTTTATGTAAAAGTTTTTCCTTTTGATACTTCTTATGAACAAATGAGTGAGTGGAATCCAGATGGGTATTTTCTTTCAAATGGCCCTGGAGATCCAAAGCCATTAAAAAATGCCATTCAGCTCGCAACCGACATTATTGAAAAGGATCATCCTTTATTCGGGATTTGCTTAGGGCATCAAATTATCGCTTTAGCAAATGGGATACCTACTTATAAAATGCATCATGGTCACCGTGGAATTAACCATCCTGTTAAGAATTTAAAAACTGGTAAAGGAGAAATTACCTCTCAAAATCATGGATTTTCAGTAGATAAAACTGCGACAGAAAATCATCCTAATATAAAAATGACTCATATTTGTCTTAATGATCATACTGTTGGAGGTTTAGAGATGACCAATAAGAACTGTTTTTCTGTACAGTATCATCCGGAAGCTAGTCCGGGTCCAAATGATGCAAGCTATCTTTTTGATGAATTTATAGAAAGGATTAAACAGGCAAAAGCATAATAATATAAAAGCCGAGATCGAATCTCGGCTTTTTTCTTGTTTTAATTTAAGATATTGATACTATGGATAGTAACAGATACTGCTTCGCAAACGTTTTAGGTGAAATGCTTGTTATATTAAAAATTATTCCTCGTTTTTTTCTTGTTGTATTTGTATCTTGCAGACTAATCAATTAATTAAATTATAATATAAATTATGAGTGCTATAGTACATATTCATGCACGTCAAATTTTTGACTCCAGAGGTAACCCAACAGTAGAAGTAGATGTAATCACAGAAAACGGAGTATTAGGAAGGGCAGCAGTGCCTTCTGGAGCTTCTACCGGTGAGCATGAAGCTGTAGAACTACGTGATGGTGGTGACGACTTTATGGGAAAAGGTGTTCTTACAGCTGTTGATAATGTAAACAGTAAAATTGCAGAGCAGCTTTTAGGCTATTCAGTTTTCGAACAAAATTTGATCGATCAGGCAATGATCGAGCTAGATGGAACATCAAATAAATCTAAGTTAGGAGCTAACGCTATTTTAGGTGTTTCTCTTGCCGTAGCTAAAGCTGCAGCAAACGAACTTGGTCTTCCTTTATATCGTTATGTAGGTGGTGTAAGCGCAAATACGCTTCCGGTGCCAATGATGAATATTATTAACGGAGGTTCTCATAGTGATGCTCCTATCGCATTTCAGGAATTTATGATTATGCCTGTAAAAGCAGAAAGTTTTTCTCATGCTTTAAAAATGGGTACTGAAATTTTCCATAATCTTAAAAAAGTACTTCATGATAGAGGTCTTAGCACTGCTGTAGGTGATGAAGGTGGATTTGCTCCAACTTTAGACGGAACGGAGGATGCTTTAGAAACTATTCTTAAGGCTATCGAAAAGGCTGGGTACAAAGGTGGTGATGAAGTTATGATCGCTTTAGATTGTGCTGCTGCCGAGTTTTACGAAGATGGAAAATACAATTATGCTAAATTCGAAGGCGATAAAGGTGTAGTTAGATCTAGTGAAGAGCAAGCTTCTTATTTAGCTGAATTATCTTCAAAATACCCTATCGTTTCTATCGAAGATGGTATGGATGAAAATGATTGGGAAGGCTGGAAAGCACTTACCGATAAAGTAGGAGATAAAATCCAATTAGTAGGAGATGATCTTTATGTAACTAACGTAGAGCGCCTATCAAGAGGTATCGAAGAAGGAATTGCAAATTCAATCCTTATCAAAGTGAACCAAATTGGTACACTAACCGAAACAATTGCTGCTGTAAATATGGCTCATAATGCTGGATTTACTTCTGTAATGTCACATAGATCTGGAGAAACTGAAGATAATACTATTGCAGATTTAGCTGTTGCTTTAAATACTGGGCAAATCAAAACTGGTTCTGCTTCTAGAAGTGATCGTATGGCAAAGTACAATCAGCTTCTTAGGATTGAAGAGGAATTAGGAAGTGTTGCTTATTATCCAAAAGAAAAAGCATTTAAAGTAAAATAAGGAATATTAGTTTTTTTAGAACTTAAAAAGCTCTTCATTAATTTGAAGAGCTTTTTTATTTTAATTTAATATTCTTTTAATTAAATATTTGGGGATTAATAATTAACTTTTCACTCACTAAAGTTCTAATCTAATCCTAACCAGATTTTTACATGCATAATTTTTTGTTTGTAGCTTCAGAAAATGATGCTATACCCCGTTGCAAAGCAGGAGGAATGGGCGATGTACTACGCGATGTCCCCAGGCAAATTTCTCAAAAAGGAGATACCGTTCATGTTGTAGTACCTTCATATTCCAGACTTCACCATGGTGGAACTATGGTCTCTAAACTATTTTTCAATCTAAGAAACACTTCTTACGAGGCAGAGATTTATAAAGTTCAACCTAAAAAAGATTTTCCAGGAATTACGCATTATGTAATTCATCATCCCGAAATTGAAGGAGGAGATATAGCACATATTTACCATAACGATCTGGATCAACCATTCTATACAGATGCGATAAAATATTTTATATTTTGTACTGCTGTGGCTCAAGCTATTAAAAATAACGTTTTTGGAAAACTTGACGTTATTCATTTACACGATTGGCATGCGAGTATGATTCTATTTTTAAGAAGATATCATCAGGAGTATACAGCACTTCAGGATATCCGTGTAATTTATAGTATACACAATCTAGCTATACAGGGAATTAGACCTTTCGAAAATAATTATTCTTCTGTGAGGAATTTTTATCCTAATGTCGATTTTAATTACGACGAACTAAAGGATAGACGCTATCACGATTGTATCAACATGATGGCGCTGGGTATTCGGTTTGCTGATGCCGTTCATACGGTATCACCTAGTTATAAAGAAGATGTTCTTCATCCTAGCGATCCGCCAGTTTTTATTGGTGGCGAAGGTCTTGAAGAAGATTTAAATCAGGCCAATGAGGAGGGACGGTTTATAGGAATATTAAATGGCTGTAATTATAGAAATATAAGAAGAGCTAGAAAAAATAATTTATATTTCAATATAGCATTCGCACTTTTTAAATGGATGCAACATGAATCAAAAAAGTATAAATCAGATTTCTTAGCCCATACTGGCGAAAAAATTATGCCTTTCCTAAAAAGAAAACCAGAATTTGTATGCTCTAGTGTCGCTCGTTTAACAGAACAAAAGTTTTATTTCTTTAAGCAATCGCCTGAAGCTTTTATTGAAATTTTAGATCTTTTGGCAGAGGTGAACGGCGTATTTATCTTATTAGGTACTGGGGCTCCCGAGTATGAAGAGTTGTTACGAAAAATAAGTCATCAAAAAAGTAATTTTTTATTTATTAATGGCCAGGACGAAGACGTTATCGATAGTATTTATCTGGAAACAGATTTGTACTTTATGCCTAGTTTATTTGAGCCATGCGGGATTAGCCAGATGCTTGCAATGAGAAATGGACATCCTTGTCTTGTTCACCATACAGGTGGATTAATCGACACGGTAAAGCATTTGGAGACCGGTTTTGCATTTGATGGCGAAAGCTACGATAAGAAAATCAAGAATATGGTAGATTCTTTTAAACATGTACTGGAAATGTTTTTCGACGATAAAACCAAATGGAGAACAATAGAAAGAAATGCAAAAAAAGAACGCTTCACCTGGAAAAAATCAGTAGACGATTACTATAAATCACTCTACAAATTACCAGCTTAAATTTACTTATACACTTATTAAGCAAAATCTCTTGAAACCCTTGTTAATATTAGTATAATTGCTTGGTTTTAATTGAATAGAAGCTTAGATTTTATTAAATTCGCAATCGATTAATTAAAATTGTAATTCAACACAATGTCAGATAAAGCTATATTAGAATATCAAGGAAAAAAATATGAGTTCCCTGTAACTGAAGGAACAGAAGGTGAACTGGGTATTAATATTAAAACCCTTCGATCTGAAGCCGGAATGATAACTTTAGACCGTGGATATAAAAACACAGGAAGCTGTGAAAGTGCTATCACTTTTTTGAACGGAGAAGAAGGAATCTTAAGATATAGAGGTTATGCCATCGAAGACCTTGCTGAAAAAGCAGATTTTCTAGAAGTAGCTTATCTTTTAATTTTTGGTGAATTACCAAACAAGCAGCAGCTTGATAAGTTTTACGGAGATATAAAAGAAGAATCTGAGGTTGATGAGGAGATGAAGAAAATTTTGGATGGATTTCCAAAAGCTGCTCACCCAATGGGAGTTCTTGCCTCATTAACTAGTGCATTAACTGCTTTTAATCCTGGTTCTGTAGATGTAGAATCAGAGGAGGATATGTATAAAGCAATTGTAAAGATTCTTGGTAAATTTCCAGTACTTGTTGCTTGGACACAAAGAAAGAAAAGTAGCCTTCCCCTTAACTACGGAGATGATTCTTTAGGATATGTAGAGAATCTGCATAAAATGATGTTTGAGAAGCCAGGCAAAAAATATAATGTAGATAAATCTGTGATTGAAGCATTAGATAAATTATTAATTCTTCATGCAGATCACGAGCAAAACTGTTCAGCTTCTACAGTAAGAATGGTAGGTTCATCTCATGCAGGATTATTTGCTTCTATCTCTGCTGGTATTTCAGCACTTTGGGGACCACTTCATGGTGGTGCTAACCAAGCGGTAATCGAGATGTTAGAAGGTATCAAAGCTGATGGTGGAGATACACATAAATTTATGCAGAAAGCTAAGGACAAAGATGATTCTTTCCGTTTAATGGGCTTTGGGCACCGTGTTTATAAAAACTTTGACCCAAGAGCTAAGATTATTAAGAAATCTGCAGACGAGGTATTAAATGGTTTAGGAGTAGAAGATCCAGTATTGGACATCGCAAAAGGATTAGAGAAAGAAGCTTTAGAGGACGATTACTTCGTAAAAAGAAAATTATATCCAAACGTAGATTTCTATTCAGGAATTATTTATAGGGCTTTAGGCATACCAGTAGAGATGTTTACTGTGATGTTCGCTCTAGGAAGACTTCCTGGTTGGATTGCACAATGGAGAGAGATGAGACTTAAAAAAGAACCTATTGGTAGGCCAAGACAAATCTATGTAGGGGAAAACTTAAGAGAATTTAAGCCCGTTAGTGAAAGATAAAAGTACACTATTATAATTATTTGAAAAGCCTCATTATTAAATGAGGCTTTTTTTATATTTGGAAAAATGTTAGCAATGCAGTTAAAGATTAATAACGAAACATCAAGATTAAGAGCAGTTGTTTTAGGAATCGCTAAAAATAATGGCGGTGCACCGGGACTTGATGAAGCTTACGATCCAAAATCTATAGAACATATTAAAGCCGGTACTTATCCTAAAGAAGAGGATATGGTGAAAGAGATTGAAGCGGTTGCTGAAGTTCTTAAAAAGTACGATGTCGAGGTGTTTAGACCTAAGATTATAGAAAATTATAATCAAATTTTTACAAGAGATATTGCATTTGTAATCGAAGATAAATTTATAAAGGCAAATATTCTTCCCGATAGAGAAAAAGAAATAAAGGCGATTGATCATGTAATCAATCAAATAGATCCAGAAAATATAATAAAACTTCCAGAAGAAGCTCATATTGAAGGTGGAGATGTAATGCCATTTGGAGATTATATTTTGGTAGGAACTTACATTGGCGAAGATTATTCAG encodes:
- the rplQ gene encoding 50S ribosomal protein L17, encoding MRHGKKINHLGRKTAHRKSMLANMASSLIEHKRINTTVAKAKALKVFVEPLVTKSKEDTTHNRRIVFSKLRDKYAVAELFREVAPKVGDRPGGYTRIIKLGNRLGDNADMAMIELVDFNETYNVNKPAKKKSTRRAGKKKAETTEAPEAEESKQDEQEGKKEE
- a CDS encoding glycogen synthase, yielding MHNFLFVASENDAIPRCKAGGMGDVLRDVPRQISQKGDTVHVVVPSYSRLHHGGTMVSKLFFNLRNTSYEAEIYKVQPKKDFPGITHYVIHHPEIEGGDIAHIYHNDLDQPFYTDAIKYFIFCTAVAQAIKNNVFGKLDVIHLHDWHASMILFLRRYHQEYTALQDIRVIYSIHNLAIQGIRPFENNYSSVRNFYPNVDFNYDELKDRRYHDCINMMALGIRFADAVHTVSPSYKEDVLHPSDPPVFIGGEGLEEDLNQANEEGRFIGILNGCNYRNIRRARKNNLYFNIAFALFKWMQHESKKYKSDFLAHTGEKIMPFLKRKPEFVCSSVARLTEQKFYFFKQSPEAFIEILDLLAEVNGVFILLGTGAPEYEELLRKISHQKSNFLFINGQDEDVIDSIYLETDLYFMPSLFEPCGISQMLAMRNGHPCLVHHTGGLIDTVKHLETGFAFDGESYDKKIKNMVDSFKHVLEMFFDDKTKWRTIERNAKKERFTWKKSVDDYYKSLYKLPA
- the eno gene encoding phosphopyruvate hydratase gives rise to the protein MSAIVHIHARQIFDSRGNPTVEVDVITENGVLGRAAVPSGASTGEHEAVELRDGGDDFMGKGVLTAVDNVNSKIAEQLLGYSVFEQNLIDQAMIELDGTSNKSKLGANAILGVSLAVAKAAANELGLPLYRYVGGVSANTLPVPMMNIINGGSHSDAPIAFQEFMIMPVKAESFSHALKMGTEIFHNLKKVLHDRGLSTAVGDEGGFAPTLDGTEDALETILKAIEKAGYKGGDEVMIALDCAAAEFYEDGKYNYAKFEGDKGVVRSSEEQASYLAELSSKYPIVSIEDGMDENDWEGWKALTDKVGDKIQLVGDDLYVTNVERLSRGIEEGIANSILIKVNQIGTLTETIAAVNMAHNAGFTSVMSHRSGETEDNTIADLAVALNTGQIKTGSASRSDRMAKYNQLLRIEEELGSVAYYPKEKAFKVK
- the carA gene encoding glutamine-hydrolyzing carbamoyl-phosphate synthase small subunit, yielding MKYQTRKKAIILLADGTIFHGKLVGTEDGSAVGEVCFNTGMTGYQEIFTDPSYFGQLMVTTNAHIGNYGTNTEENESDGAKIAGLICKNFSYDQSRPAADKTLQEFLNESNLFAISDVDTRALVTYIRENGAMNAIISTDVENIEGLKSELAKVPDMDGLELASKVSTKEPYFYGNENATYKVAALDVGIKKNILRNLAKRDVYVKVFPFDTSYEQMSEWNPDGYFLSNGPGDPKPLKNAIQLATDIIEKDHPLFGICLGHQIIALANGIPTYKMHHGHRGINHPVKNLKTGKGEITSQNHGFSVDKTATENHPNIKMTHICLNDHTVGGLEMTNKNCFSVQYHPEASPGPNDASYLFDEFIERIKQAKA
- a CDS encoding DNA-directed RNA polymerase subunit alpha, whose product is MAILNFQKPDKVIMIDSTDFEGKFEFRPLEPGYGLTVGNALRRVLLSSLEGFAITSVRIEGVDHEFSTIPGVVEDVTEIILNLKQVRFKRQIDEIDNEAVTISVSGEEELTAGHFQKFISGFQVLNPDLVICHLDSKVNINMEITIEKGRGYVPAEENKKANAPLGTIFTDSIYTPIKNVKYSIENYRVEQKTDYEKLVFEISSDGSIHPKDALTEAAKTLIHHFMLFSDERITLEADEIAQTETYDEESLHMRQLLKTKLVDMDLSVRALNCLKAAEVDTLGDLVSYNKNDLMKFRNFGKKSLTELEELVSNKGLNFGMDLSKYKLDKD
- the rpsD gene encoding 30S ribosomal protein S4, translated to MARYTGPKTKIARKFGEAIFGDDKSFEKRNYPPGQHGNNRRRGKKSEYAIQLMEKQKAKYTYGILERQFRNMFEKATSSQGITGEVLLQLCESRLDNVVFRLGVAPSRRAARQLVSHRHITVNGELVNIPSYQLKAGDVVGVREKSKSLQVVQDSLANNSSVYEWITWNNETKQGTFVSVPGRVQIPENINEQFIVELYSK